Proteins from a genomic interval of Papaver somniferum cultivar HN1 chromosome 4, ASM357369v1, whole genome shotgun sequence:
- the LOC113275019 gene encoding protein FIZZY-RELATED 2-like, with translation MGDNQIPPPTPSSSSENRSSISRRPPFSSSTSSELNLPPNMSRSSLSLENPSFSSSNSSHIDRMVGVGYHPSPSRTIYSDRFIPSRSGSNFALFDLSPSSAASSSSGAGAEGGGGSGGGDGAGTYANLLKSVLFGPDSGVVSPLTPEKTSTLDGRSIQLSPPSRNIFRYKTETRQSMYSLSPFGFDDALPGVIPSPAKAPRKVPRSPYKVLDAPALQDDFYLNLVDWSPNNVLAVGLGNCVYLWNACSSKVTKLCDLGVDDSVCSVGWANRGTHLAVGTNNGKVQIWDASRCRRVRTMEGHRLRVGALAWSSSVLSSGSRDKSILQRDIRAQEDFVSKLSGHKSEVCGLKWSYDNRELASGGNDNRLFVWNQHSTQPVLKYCEHTAAVKAIAWSPHLHGLLASGGGTADRCIRFWNTTTNSHLSCMDTGSQVCNLVWSKNVNELVSTHGYSQNQIIVWRYPTMSKLATLTGHTYRVLYLAISPDGQTIVTGAGDETLRFWNVFPSPKSQNSDSEIGASSLGRTQIR, from the exons ATGGGTGATAATCAAATCCCCCCACCAACCCCATCTTCTTCATCTGAGAATAGATCATCTATTAGCAGAAGGCCACCattttcatcatcaacatcatcagaattAAATCTTCCACCAAATATGTCAAGAAGTTCACTTTCTTTAGAAAACCCTTCGTTTTCTTCGTCCAATTCTTCACACATTGATCGTATGGTAGGAGTAGGTTATCATCCATCACCGTCAAGAACAATTTATAGTGATAGATTTATACCAAGTAGATCTGGATCAAATTTTGCACTTTTTGATTTATCTCCGTCGTCAGCAGCGTCTTCGAGTTCTGGGGCAGGGGCggaaggtggtggtggtagtggcggTGGAGATGGGGCTGGTACTTATGCTAATTTATTAAAAAGTGTTTTATTTGGTCCTGATTCTGGTGTTGTTTCACCATTAACACCTGAAAAGACTTCAACTTTAGATGGCAGAAGTATTCAATTAAGTCCACCAAGTAGAAATATTTTTAGGTATAAGACTGAAACTAGACAGTCTATGTATTCATTGTCTCCATTTGGGTTTGATGATGCTTTGCCTGGTGTAATTCCATCCCCGGCTAAGGCGCCACGGAAAGTACCCAGATCCCCTTATAAG GTTTTGGATGCTCCTGCTTTACAAGATGATTTTTATCTAAATCTTGTTGATTGGTCTCCGAATAATGTATTGGCTGTTGGATTGGGTAATTGTGTGTATTTGTGGAATGCTTGCAGTAGTAAG GTAACTAAATTATGTGACTTGGGAGTGGATGATAGTGTTTGCTCAGTTGGATGGGCAAACCGTGGGACACACCTTGCCGTCGGAACTAATAACGGAAAAGTCCAG ATTTGGGATGCATCACGCTGTAGGAGGGTAAGGACTATGGAAGGCCATCGATTACGTGTTGGCGCTCTTGCATGGAGTTCATCTGTATTATCTTCAGGTAGCCGTGACAAGAGTATTCTCCAACGTGATATTCGTGCTCAAGAAGATTTTGTTAGCAAGCTCAGTGGTCACAAGTCAGAG GTTTGTGGATTGAAGTGGTCTTATGACAACCGCGAATTAGCATCTGGTGGGAATGATAACAGG CTatttgtttggaatcaacattCGACGCAACCGGTGTTGAAATACTGTGAGCACACTGCTGCTGTAAAAGCAATTGCATGGTCGCCACATTTACATGGACTTCTTGCATCCGGTGGTGGTACTGCAGATAGATGCATTCGTTTTTGGAATACAACTACAAATTCACACCTCAGTTGCATGGACACTGGGAGTCAG GTTTGTAATCTTGTGTGGTCTAAAAATGTCAACGAACTAGTCAGCACCCATGGTTATTCCCAGAACCAGATTATTGTTTGGAGATATCCTACCATGTCAAAG CTGGCGACCCTTACTGGTCATACATACAGGGTCCTATATCTTGCCATTTCCCCTGATGGACAG ACAATTGTTACAGGAGCAGGCGATGAAACACTTCGGTTCTGGAATGTATTtccttctccaaaatctcaa AACTCTGATAGCGAAATAGGAGCATCTTCTCTTGGCAGAACTCAAATCAGGTGA